TATACACATTCATGATTTGGACTTTTATACTTTGACAACCACATGCTGCCAAATAGAATTATCCAAATTATTTAAAGGTGGTTTTTCTACTGGACATGGATTTTTGAGAGAACCTCAAAATATTTCAAGCTATGCTGCGCTTGCTTGTATTGCCATCCAATCCAACCAAAATGACCAGCATGGCGGTCAAAGCATTGTTGACTTTGATTACGGCCTTGCCAAAGGTGTTGCTAAGACATTTAGAAAAACATATATACAAAATTTGTATTCAGCATTAAAACTTCTTGCTAATTCTGATATAACTTTGTCAGAAAGTGAAGAACTTCTTAATGAAATTGAAAATCAAAGCGGAATTAAAACCGCATTGAAGCGTAATGAAGAATATGCCAAAGCCGAAAAAGAAGTACTCAAAAGGTATGTTAACGATGAATCGATTATAAATAAAATCCAGGATTTTGTTTATAATGAAACAGTAACTCAAACTGATAAAGCAACATATAAAGCCATGGTTGCGCTTGTTCATAACCTTAATACAATGCACAGCCGCGCAGGAGCTCAAACTCCGTTTAGTTCTATTAACTATGGTATGGATACTTCTGAAGAAGGCAGAATGGTTATAAAAAATGTTCTGTTAGCTACTGAAGCAGGACTTGGTTTGGGTGAAACTCCTATATTTCCTATACACATATTTAGAGTAAAAGAGGGCATTAACTATAATCCCGGAGAGCCCAATTATGACTTGTTTAAACTTGCATGCCGTGTAAGCGCAAAAAGGCTTTTCCCTAATTTTGCTTTTGTGGATTCTCCTTTTAACC
Above is a genomic segment from Clostridia bacterium containing:
- the nrdD gene encoding anaerobic ribonucleoside-triphosphate reductase, whose translation is MVQAIIKRDGRQVEYDLNKITAAISKAMSACGRNNEEENKRLAGIVDRMLNERFSDHNPSVEEIQDLVEQVLMENGYAYVAKKYILYRAQRSQVRERNSSLMRIYNELTFTESKQSDMKRDNANIDGDTAMGTMLKYGSEGSKDFYEKYILRPEQSQAHRDGDIHIHDLDFYTLTTTCCQIELSKLFKGGFSTGHGFLREPQNISSYAALACIAIQSNQNDQHGGQSIVDFDYGLAKGVAKTFRKTYIQNLYSALKLLANSDITLSESEELLNEIENQSGIKTALKRNEEYAKAEKEVLKRYVNDESIINKIQDFVYNETVTQTDKATYKAMVALVHNLNTMHSRAGAQTPFSSINYGMDTSEEGRMVIKNVLLATEAGLGLGETPIFPIHIFRVKEGINYNPGEPNYDLFKLACRVSAKRLFPNFAFVDSPFNLQYYKPGHPETEVAYMGCRTRVMGNAVNPDKEVSYGRGNLSFTSINLPRIAIKSNKDINVFFNELEKMMDLVVRQLLDRFEIQRHKKVRNFPFLMGQGVWID